The region GCCCTTCGCCGTGGCCGAGAGCTCCGTGGGCTGGGTCCTGGGCACCTTCCTCTGCAAAACCGTGATTTCTCTGCACAAGATCAACTTCTACTGCAGCAGCCTGCTCCTGGCCTGCATCGCCGTGGACCGCTACCTGGCCATCGTCCATGCCGTCCACGCCTACCGCCACCGCCGCCTCCTCTCCATCCATATCACCTGTGCGACCATCTGGCTGGCGGGCTTCTTCTTCGCCTTGCCGGAGATCCTCTTCGCCAAGGTCAGTGAACCCCATTACAATGACTCCCTGCCGCACTGCACCTTCTCCCAGGAGAACCAAGCAGAAACCAATGCCTGGTTCACCTCTCGCTTTCTCTACCACATCGGAGGATTCCTGCTGCCGATGCTGGTGATGGCCTGGTGCTACGTTGGGGTGGTGCACAGGCTGTGCCAGGCCCAGCGGCGCCCTCAGCGGCAGAAGGCGGTCAGAGTGGCCATTCTGGTGACAAGCGTCTTCTTTCTCTGCTGGTCACCCTACCAAATCGTTATCTTCCTGGACACCCTAGCGAGGCTGAAGATGCTGGGCAGCAGCTGTGAGCTGGACAGCTATCTCTCCATGGCCATCACCATGAGTGAGTTTCTGGGCCTGGCCCACTGCTGCCTCAACCCCATGCTCTACACCTTCGCCGGCGTGAAGTTCCGCAGTGACCTGTCACGGCTCCTGACCAAGCTGGGCTGCACCGGCCCTGCCTCCCTTTGCCAGTTCTTCCCCAGCTGGCGCAAGAGCAGCCTCTCGGAGTCAGAGAACGCCACCTCCCTCACCACCTTCTAggtcccagccccctcccctttgTTTCTGCTTTCCTTGGGGCAGGCAGAGATGCTGGGATCACAGGAGCTGGGATCCAAAGAGCTCGCCTTGGCCAGTATCCTCATACGGGGCAGCTGGAGGAACCAACCCCTCTTTCCAGGACAACCTTGCCGGCTCTTCTCCCAGCCCCACATCTAGGCTGGGGTCCAGGGAGGGGACAGCGTCCCAAAGGCAGAGCCAAGGATACCTGTGCCCTTGGGCTGAGAGGACCACACTTGCCTTCACTCATCCTATCCATCCAGAGCTCAGGGAACAACTTTTACTTCTGCCCCTGCCAATAGGGAAGGTCATTCCTCTTCCAGAACATAGTCTGTCATCTTATGGACCACATACCTCCACAACCACTCGTATCTCCTCACCTCACCTGCCAAAAGAAACTAGAAGCTGAGCACCAGGGGGTGGATGGAGGTTAAAGCCAAAGAAAGGTCAGCTGGCAACAGAGCGTGTGTGGCCTTGACATGTCTCGGTGACTAAGAAGCCCAGACATTCTTTCAGGTCACCAGCCCTGCGGTGTTCTGACCAGGCGGAAAGCTCAGGCTGACCCGGTCCACGTGGCTGCCTGGCTCTGTTCAACATGGTGCTGGGCCAGCCCCACGTCACTGGGCCCTGGGAGGTCTACAGACTGAGGACAGACTCCAGGCATCCTCAGAGACCAGCCAGCGTCCTAGAGAAGATGTAAGGGCAGCCGAGAGGAGCCCaaccaaggaaaggaaaagactctccttccccagctccaAGGAGGCCCAAGTATTCACCAAAGCCAGCTGTCTTCTCTGCCCAGGGCAGAGAGTTCCCAGTGTCGTCCAGGGCCCTGGTGGGTCTGGGAGctgatggggaaggagag is a window of Cervus canadensis isolate Bull #8, Minnesota chromosome 11, ASM1932006v1, whole genome shotgun sequence DNA encoding:
- the CXCR5 gene encoding C-X-C chemokine receptor type 5, encoding MNYPLTLDMDLMNYNLEDLYKELGSYNDSTETPIKENHVCLTVEGPLLTSFKAVFMPVAYGLIFLLGMMGNILVLVILERHRQTRSSTETFLFHLAVADLLLVFILPFAVAESSVGWVLGTFLCKTVISLHKINFYCSSLLLACIAVDRYLAIVHAVHAYRHRRLLSIHITCATIWLAGFFFALPEILFAKVSEPHYNDSLPHCTFSQENQAETNAWFTSRFLYHIGGFLLPMLVMAWCYVGVVHRLCQAQRRPQRQKAVRVAILVTSVFFLCWSPYQIVIFLDTLARLKMLGSSCELDSYLSMAITMSEFLGLAHCCLNPMLYTFAGVKFRSDLSRLLTKLGCTGPASLCQFFPSWRKSSLSESENATSLTTF